A single region of the Triticum dicoccoides isolate Atlit2015 ecotype Zavitan chromosome 2B, WEW_v2.0, whole genome shotgun sequence genome encodes:
- the LOC119360355 gene encoding protein DMP10-like: MASSSSSSGSSTVNQIIPPINNDDSGIGATGTAAPTPIMNKVMSSVANLAQLLPTGTVLTYQALAPSFTNYGKCETSNQWLTTALVAVLAAACLFFSFTDSVVGRRNGKLYYGFATLRGFNVFNFSSEEEKQEWNDLDQFRRLRLQPLDFVHGFFTAVVFLIMAFSDVGLQNCFFPDGSRNTQQLLKNLPLGMAFLSSFVFIIFPTKRKGIGFNDTTPRHKVVHPLNKV, encoded by the coding sequence atggcatcttcttcttcttcttctgggtcATCCACGGTGAACCAGATAATTCCACCAATCAACAACGATGACAGTGGGATAGGAGCTACCGGCACGGCAGCGCCAACGCCTATCATGAACAAGGTCATGTCGAGCGTCGCGAACCTTGCGCAGCTCCTTCCCACGGGCACGGTGCTGACGTACCAGGCGTTGGCCCCGTCCTTCACCAACTACGGCAAGTGCGAGACCTCCAACCAGTGGCTCACCACGGCGCTGGTTGCTGTCCTTGCCGCCGCCTGCCTCTTCTTCTCCTTCACCGACAGCGTCGTGGGTCGCCGCAATGGAAAGCTATATTACGGCTTCGCCACATTGCGTGGCTTCAACGTGTTCAACTTCTCCAGCGAGGAGGAGAAGCAGGAGTGGAATGATCTCGACCAATTCCGGAGGCTGCGCCTTCAGCCGCTGGACTTCGTGCATGGCTTCTTCACGGCGGTGGTTTTCCTCATAATGGCGTTCAGCGATGTGGGGCTGCAAAACTGCTTCTTCCCGGATGGCAGCAGGAACACACAACAGCTGCTCAAGAACCTGCCATTGGGAATGGCGTTTCTGTCCAGCTTTGTGTTCATCATCTTCCCCACCAAAAGGAAGGGAATCGGATTCAATGACACGACTCCTCGCCACAAGGTCGTCCATCCCTTGAATAAAGTTTGA
- the LOC119360354 gene encoding protein DMP4-like: MTTKEPAPATVMSSVANLAQLLPTGTVLAYQALSPSFTNHGKCETSNQWLTGTLVAVLASACLFFSFTDSIVGRRDGKLYYGFATLCGFNVFNFSSEEERQELNDLDQFRRLRLRPLDFIHAFFAAVVFLTVAFSDVGLQNCFFPDASRNTEELLKNLPMGMAFLSSFVFIMFPTKRKGIGFSDNAPPQKVVHPLN; encoded by the coding sequence ATGACTACCAAGGAGCCTGCACCGGCCACGGTCATGTCGAGCGTCGCGAACCTGGCACAGCTTCTGCCGACAGGCACGGTCCTGGCCTACCAGGCACTGTCCCCGTCCTTCACCAACCACGGTAAGTGCGAGACCTCCAACCAGTGGCTCACTGGGACGCTGGTCGCTGTCCTTGCCTCCGCGTGCCTCTTCTTCTCCTTCACCGATAGCATCGTTGGTCGCCGCGATGGAAAGCTATATTACGGCTTTGCCACACTGTGTGGCTTCAACGTGTTCAACTTCTCTAGCGAGGAGGAGAGGCAGGAGTTGAACGATCTTGATCAGTTCCGGAGGCTCCGCCTCCGGCCGCTGgacttcatccacgccttcttcgcgGCTGTGGTTTTCCTCACGGTGGCGTTCAGCGACGTGGGGCTGCAGAACTGCTTCTTCCCAGATGCCAGCAGGAACACCGAAGAGCTTCTCAAGAATCTGCCAATGGGCATGGCATTTCTGTCCAGCTTTGTGTTCATCATGTTCCCCACTAAGAGGAAGGGCATTGGATTCTCCGACAACGCTCCTCCCCAGAAGGTCGTCCATCCCTTAAATTGA